The Aneurinibacillus migulanus genome contains the following window.
GATTAAAGCTGGCGACTGCATCCGTATGAACAAAAATGGTATAGCCAAGATTATACGCATCAACGCATGTATGCAAGTCACATATATCTGTGCAAACTCCTGTAATATACAAATCTTTTATGTTTCTTTCTCTAAGTTTAAGATCCAACTCCGTGCCCGCAAATGCACTATATCTTGTTTTATCCATATATAAAACATTCTCTCTGTCTTTATATTTCCTGTAGATATCCGCTAGTCGACCGTACAATTCTCTTCCAGCACTTCCCTCAATATTATGGGGTGGAAATAGCTTCGCTTCCGGATGATATGGATCATGTAGACTATGCTTATCTACAGCGAACACAACATAAGCACCGGTTGTAATTGCTTCCTCAGCAATATTGCAGAGACGTTCTTCAATTTGAATCGCTGGCTCCCCAACTGGTAGAGCTCCATCCACAAAATCCTTCGTATAATCGATAATAATAAGTCCACGTTCAGTCATATGCTATCCCTCCATTATTTAAATTATAATTATTTAATTACTAATTACTATTTGTAAAAAAACTATTTGTACACATTAAACACAGGCTCTGCCTCATTAAACCGATACAACTTAGCCGGACGATATGAATATCGGTTAGATGTTTTCGGCTTTCCATCATTGCCAATCACCAATTCTATAAACCTCAGTTTCGGCGCTTTATCGAAAAATACAGGGGAGCTTTGAATCGCTGGATCAGATACAGCTGCCAGCAACACTCCTTGTAACTCTGACAGTGTAAACTCTTGCGGCAAAAAATTGCGGGCGACCGTCGTCTGAATCATGTCTCTTTTGATAAAAGCAAGCGCGTCCTGAATGATTTGCCTGTGATCGAACGCTAATTCTAAAGCAAATGCTTCTTCCATATCAAATAATTCCACCTCCGCCGCATCATCGGCAGCCTTTCTCTTGTCGAGCTGATGCTCTGGCACAATAGCATAATGTGCATTTGAGATAATCCAACCCCTCGGATCGCGCCCAGGCTTATCATATACATTAAAATGCTTCAGATGGAGTCCGCTTACACCCGCTTCCTCTTGTAGCTCACGTTTTGCGGCTTCATAGGCTGTTTCATCCGGCTGGATAAATCCTCCGGGAAGCGCCCACTTCCCTCCTTCGATATTGGCATTCCCTTCATTATCACATGCGGCCCTTTTAATTAGCATGATTTTCAGGGTGCGTTTCGGCGGCTTTTTCGTATGCTCTGGAAGCTCTTCCGCTATAATACTAAACACAGCAATATCGCTCGTATACCCGTCAGGTGTTCGGTATTGCTTTGCATCATAATGTGCTAACGTGTCTGCTTCTGTTTGATATCGTTCCACCGTATTTCCTCCTTTCCATTGTCCGTCTCACTAATTAACTTTTTCTTAATTACTAATTGTAGTATATGTCAAAAAAGATGGAAAGTCTACCCTTTATTTTCTAAATATACACTCAAAAATTAGAAGTTTATATATAACTTGACAAAAAAACGTCTAGACGGCATAGTTTTACTTGGTCCAGCTGTGATAAGACAACTGTGATTCATCTCGCAGCAGACGGACTGTGGTTTTCTAAATTATTGGGTTTATGAAAATTTACGTTTAAAAGGGGTAACGGAATTACTTCATATGATAGAGGAGAAAAAATAATGGCATGGCTTTATGTGTTTATTGGTGGAATTATTGGATTAAAATTGATTTCTTCAGATGAAGATAAACAGCATTCAAAAATAAAAAGTAAGGTGAATGAATAATGGCGTGGATATTTCTCATTTTTGCCGGAATAGCTGAAATTGTCGGAGTGATTTGTTTGAAGCTCGCAGAAGGATTTACTCGGTTAAAGCCTACGATCGCCTTCATTGCAGTCGGTGGAATGAGCCTTTACTTACTATCCTTAGCCTTGCGAACGATACCAATCGGTACTGCATACGGGATTTGGACAGGGATTGGTTCACGTAGATACCGTTTTGGCAGGAATGCTGTTTTTTAAAGAACCAAAAGATATAAAACGTCTTCTCCTTATCTCTTGCATTATTATTGGAATCATTGGTCTTAAGGTAACTTCGGGGCATTAACCTTTTTATATCTAAAGCTTGTCGCCTATTTAACAGCAGAAACCATCAACTACATCTTTTGATACTAAGTCGATAAAAATAACAGAACATTTAGTTTTCCAGTGCAACTTATGAAGGATAATACACTAGTGTAATTTTAAGGAAATTAAAGTACTATTAAAAATAACTAATAGTTTTTTATTTACATAGGGAGAGCGAGAAAATGAAAAAACGAAAGCTGATTCTGCCAAGCCTTGCATTGGTTATGACACTAAGTACTACACCGGTTTTTGCTTCCCAGCCGTTGACCATTCAAATAAACGGTTCTGTTACTTCTACTCCTCCAGGTGTACATGTGGTGAAAGATCAAGTGATGATCCCCCTTCGTTGGGCTTGTGAGCAACTAGGAGCACGATCCATTGAGTGGGATGCGAAATCCAAAACTGTTTCCATCGAAACAAATGAAACGTATTATGCATTCACAAAGCTATTATCCTATATCCAGGCTCTAACCCCTAGGGATCAGGAGAAAGAAACAGAGATGTGGCCCCTTTCGGAAAATGCGAAGAAGATCACCCTTCCCCGCCTTTCCGATCGTGCAGTCATGCTTAATTTCCCTGAGCACCACATTGAGCCAAAAAATCCGATTACCATTTCAGTTAATGGCTCGCCTTATGCAGCTTATAGCGCTGAAATCCGCAATGATCGTATATATGTCCTGTCAGACTGGATACAGCAATTATTCAAGGCTGACGTTGCATATGATCAAAAGACAAACACCCTCTCTATTAAGGCTCCTGATAAAGAAGAGATTGAAAAGCAAATACGTACGATCGAAGAAGCACTTGTTCCCACTACCCCAGAAGAAGCAATGAAGCTGTGGGGTCGTGGAGAACAGACCCGAAGTGGAGCGCTCCAATATGCAGCCCTCTCTCCTGAGCTTCGGGAAAAAGCAATGGAACAAGTAAAAGATAGAGGAGGCTGGGTTACAGGTGGCTCGAGTCCATGGGTTGGGCCGATTACGGTAAAAGAGGAAAAGAAGTTGAGTGATACTGCCGTACAGTATACTGTAACGTATCCAGAAATTACTTCTGGCGGATCTACAACAGGTACCGAGACATTCATTGTCGAGAAGCGTACCGTAAATGAAAAGGAAGGCTGGTTTATTACAAAATTGCTATTCGCAAGCCCATATTACACTATCATTCCGGCGGAATCACAGCCTCCTGAAGAACCTATCACCTATGTCCCTCTACCCAAATAAAAAAGGCACCCTCCTACAGTATAGTTGGCCAAGCAAAAAAAATTGGCAAGCATACATTAATTGTGAACGCCATATATGGGGGTGATTTATATGCCAAATGGACGTAGACCTGTACGTGTGATTACGCTACGCCCTGGTCAAAGTGTAGCTCTCCGCTGCAACAGAGAGGTAATCATCGTTCGCTGCCGCCGTCGTCGTCGCCGTTTTGTATAAAAAGCATACTATGTAATTCCCATTCTACCACGATACGAACGCACTTCTAACAAGGTGCGTTCGTGCCTTTTGTATCTTTCATTCCTATCTTAAGCCAGCTTTCATGTTACAATCTTTAAAAAACGTTGTAGGGGATGATCATGTGAAGAAGAGGATAGGCTGTTTTCATGCTCACCATTCAAATATTGAGCATATCCAAAAAGCGCTGAGTCTTTATGATGTTGAATTGGTCCACTTTGTTGACCCAGGGTTGGATCGTATTAAAGCAGATAGGGATTACAATGCTACAATCATTCAAAAGAAAGTTAACGATACGCTTGCCTGGATTTCCCGATGCCATGTGGATGCGATTCTAATTACCTGTACTTTTTTTACTGCTAACATGTCTGATAAGGATGCTTCTTACTCCATTCCAATTATCAAAATCGACGTGCCTTTATTTTACGCGATTTGCGAGAACGAGCATCCGCAAATCCTGACTTTTACTAATCCACACACAGTACAAGGTACAATGGAGCAGTTGAAAAGCTTTGCTGACCGTCAAAATAAATCCATCCATGTTGAACCTTATTTGCTAGAAAACACGTTTGAACTTATTATGCAAAATAGAAAAGAAGAATACACAGAACGAGTAGCTAGTAAATTAAAACAAATTATAGATGAACACCCAGATAAGCGTATCTGCACAGCGCAATTATCAATGGTTTCCGCCGCAGAGAAGACCTATACGGAAACAGGTATACAGATTGGAAATCATTCGAAGTCATTAGCTGATTACCTAGAAAGAACATTACGTTTACATTGCAAATGAACGGACATACTCTATCCTAATCCATGATTGATAATTCTCCGGTAACCATTAGTGCCTGTAACGATAAAAACAGCTGGTAGTTAAAATGTGAATGACTTAAATCTTGTCCAAGTAAACTTTTAATCTTTTG
Protein-coding sequences here:
- a CDS encoding NUDIX domain-containing protein, which gives rise to MERYQTEADTLAHYDAKQYRTPDGYTSDIAVFSIIAEELPEHTKKPPKRTLKIMLIKRAACDNEGNANIEGGKWALPGGFIQPDETAYEAAKRELQEEAGVSGLHLKHFNVYDKPGRDPRGWIISNAHYAIVPEHQLDKRKAADDAAEVELFDMEEAFALELAFDHRQIIQDALAFIKRDMIQTTVARNFLPQEFTLSELQGVLLAAVSDPAIQSSPVFFDKAPKLRFIELVIGNDGKPKTSNRYSYRPAKLYRFNEAEPVFNVYK
- a CDS encoding copper amine oxidase N-terminal domain-containing protein; this encodes MKKRKLILPSLALVMTLSTTPVFASQPLTIQINGSVTSTPPGVHVVKDQVMIPLRWACEQLGARSIEWDAKSKTVSIETNETYYAFTKLLSYIQALTPRDQEKETEMWPLSENAKKITLPRLSDRAVMLNFPEHHIEPKNPITISVNGSPYAAYSAEIRNDRIYVLSDWIQQLFKADVAYDQKTNTLSIKAPDKEEIEKQIRTIEEALVPTTPEEAMKLWGRGEQTRSGALQYAALSPELREKAMEQVKDRGGWVTGGSSPWVGPITVKEEKKLSDTAVQYTVTYPEITSGGSTTGTETFIVEKRTVNEKEGWFITKLLFASPYYTIIPAESQPPEEPITYVPLPK
- a CDS encoding cysteine hydrolase family protein, whose amino-acid sequence is MTERGLIIIDYTKDFVDGALPVGEPAIQIEERLCNIAEEAITTGAYVVFAVDKHSLHDPYHPEAKLFPPHNIEGSAGRELYGRLADIYRKYKDRENVLYMDKTRYSAFAGTELDLKLRERNIKDLYITGVCTDICDLHTCVDAYNLGYTIFVHTDAVASFNPAGHEWALQHMKNCLGATLL